One Psychrobacillus glaciei genomic region harbors:
- a CDS encoding lipoate--protein ligase, which produces MYFIDNKGITDPRINLAIEEYALKTMDVEKDSFLLFYINEPSIIIGRNQNTIEEINTEFVEKNGIIPVRRLSGGGAVYHDLGNLNFSFLTKDDGDSFRNFKKFTQPVVDALQKMGVDAELSGRNDILAEGKKISGNAQFSTKGRMFSHGTLMFDTEIDAVVSALKVSKEKIESKGIKSIRSRVTNIADLLKEPMTIEQFRSEILSSIFGGAENIQYWELTEKDWENIHKLSEERYQQWDWNYGKSPKFNMKHSHRFPTGGIDVRLEVNKGIMEEVKIYGDFFGVGDMEEVEELLTGKPYSKQAIEEALENIDVPKYFGGISLEDLVQLIY; this is translated from the coding sequence ATGTATTTTATTGATAATAAAGGAATCACTGACCCACGTATTAACCTTGCTATTGAAGAATATGCATTAAAAACAATGGATGTAGAAAAAGACTCTTTTCTACTGTTTTACATAAATGAACCTTCTATTATTATTGGAAGAAACCAAAATACGATAGAAGAAATTAATACAGAATTTGTGGAAAAGAACGGGATTATTCCTGTACGTAGACTTTCTGGTGGTGGCGCTGTGTATCATGATCTAGGAAATCTTAACTTTAGTTTCTTAACAAAAGATGATGGAGATAGCTTTCGCAATTTTAAAAAGTTCACACAACCAGTGGTGGATGCACTTCAGAAAATGGGTGTAGATGCAGAGTTATCTGGGCGAAATGACATTTTAGCAGAAGGGAAAAAAATCTCTGGGAATGCTCAGTTTTCAACTAAAGGTAGAATGTTTAGCCATGGAACGTTAATGTTCGATACAGAAATTGATGCGGTCGTTTCTGCTTTAAAAGTAAGCAAAGAAAAAATTGAATCAAAAGGAATAAAATCAATCAGAAGCCGTGTGACAAACATTGCTGACCTATTAAAAGAACCAATGACAATTGAACAATTTCGATCTGAAATTTTGTCTTCCATATTCGGTGGTGCAGAAAATATCCAATATTGGGAGCTAACAGAAAAAGATTGGGAGAATATCCACAAACTTTCGGAAGAACGCTATCAACAATGGGATTGGAATTACGGAAAATCACCTAAGTTTAATATGAAGCATTCTCATCGTTTCCCTACAGGCGGGATAGATGTACGATTAGAAGTGAATAAAGGGATTATGGAAGAAGTGAAGATTTATGGTGACTTCTTTGGTGTTGGTGATATGGAAGAAGTAGAAGAATTATTGACAGGAAAGCCTTACAGTAAACAAGCAATTGAAGAAGCACTTGAAAATATTGATGTACCAAAGTATTTTGGCGGTATTTCATTGGAAGATTTAGTTCAACTTATTTACTAA
- the yhfH gene encoding protein YhfH — MLENVIEFFRNLPEKKCATCGETIEEQHECYGNQCDQCNTL, encoded by the coding sequence ATGTTAGAAAACGTAATTGAATTTTTCCGTAACCTGCCTGAAAAAAAATGCGCTACATGCGGTGAGACTATAGAAGAGCAGCATGAATGCTATGGAAACCAATGTGATCAATGTAATACCCTTTAA
- a CDS encoding DeoR/GlpR family DNA-binding transcription regulator codes for MFSEERREQILEKLKKEGRLLAKELANEYNLSLDSIRRDLSIMEEQGLLKRTHGGAIPIPNVRTMPIPPSMRYGDVMEYQNAIAKEAVTYINEGQTVFIGGAAIHYVLLKYLPRHIEFTVITNAVEVAYYLREVENIQLYLIGGAVKSSGNITDALANEFACQFTIDLCFATAGGLSLKGLSTATPEVSIFHKTVYDNSKKVIGLIEHSKFGIDLFSRMYPLQKLDKIITDEETTKDNVDSIRAQGIEVIVAGINESLS; via the coding sequence ATGTTTTCCGAAGAAAGACGTGAACAGATTTTAGAGAAATTGAAAAAAGAAGGTCGTTTGTTAGCGAAAGAATTAGCAAACGAATACAATCTTTCCCTTGATTCCATTCGTCGTGATTTATCGATAATGGAAGAACAAGGATTACTTAAAAGAACACATGGAGGGGCAATTCCCATTCCGAATGTTCGGACGATGCCCATTCCTCCCTCTATGAGGTACGGAGATGTTATGGAGTATCAAAATGCAATTGCTAAGGAGGCAGTGACCTATATTAATGAAGGGCAAACTGTATTTATTGGTGGAGCGGCAATTCATTATGTTCTGCTGAAGTATTTGCCTAGACACATAGAATTCACTGTCATTACGAATGCGGTTGAAGTAGCGTACTATTTGCGGGAAGTGGAAAATATCCAACTATATTTGATTGGTGGAGCAGTGAAAAGCTCTGGGAATATAACGGATGCATTGGCTAATGAATTTGCATGCCAATTCACGATAGATTTATGTTTTGCAACTGCAGGCGGTCTATCACTAAAGGGCTTGAGCACAGCGACGCCTGAAGTTTCCATTTTCCATAAAACCGTTTATGACAACTCTAAAAAAGTAATAGGCCTTATTGAACACTCAAAGTTTGGGATAGATCTCTTTAGCAGAATGTATCCGCTTCAAAAGCTCGATAAGATTATTACAGATGAAGAGACCACCAAGGATAATGTTGATAGTATTAGAGCTCAAGGAATTGAAGTAATTGTAGCTGGTATAAATGAGTCACTTTCATAA
- a CDS encoding LLM class flavin-dependent oxidoreductase: MRYGFWLPIFGGWLRNVENETMPVSFEYVKELAQNAEQWGYDLTLIAELNLNDIKGIDAPSLDAWSTAAAIAAVTNKLEILTAIRPGFHNPALLAKTATNIDHISGGRLSLNVVSAWWEEEARQYGGIFTAHDERYARTEEFISVLKGLWTETPYSFKGNFYDYENTYLEPKPVRNKHISLYAGGESETGKQTIANTCDSYVMHGGTIEEIAEKIADMKHRRQNLEKEPLKNFGMAAYIICRDTEKEVQEELARITNVTEGSAGYAGYKDFVSKSHLNVDIQLQDYSVSNRGLRPNLIGTPEQIAKKIIEFEEAGVDLLILQFSPQHTEMKRFSEQVMPLVEQLKLNKQGVN, encoded by the coding sequence ATGAGATATGGTTTTTGGTTACCGATTTTCGGTGGATGGTTACGAAATGTAGAAAATGAGACAATGCCCGTTTCATTTGAATATGTAAAAGAGTTGGCTCAAAATGCGGAGCAATGGGGATACGACCTAACATTAATCGCGGAACTAAACTTAAATGATATTAAAGGAATAGATGCTCCTTCTTTAGATGCGTGGTCAACTGCAGCTGCTATTGCAGCAGTTACAAATAAGCTAGAAATATTAACAGCGATTCGCCCTGGTTTTCACAACCCTGCATTGTTAGCCAAAACCGCCACTAATATCGATCATATTAGTGGGGGACGTTTGTCACTAAATGTTGTATCTGCATGGTGGGAAGAAGAAGCAAGACAATATGGAGGCATCTTCACTGCCCATGATGAGCGCTATGCTCGTACGGAAGAGTTTATTTCCGTATTAAAGGGTTTATGGACAGAAACTCCATATTCATTCAAAGGTAACTTCTATGATTACGAGAATACCTATTTAGAGCCTAAACCAGTTCGAAACAAACATATCTCGTTATATGCGGGTGGCGAAAGTGAAACAGGAAAACAAACAATCGCAAACACATGCGATTCCTATGTTATGCACGGTGGGACAATAGAAGAAATTGCGGAAAAGATTGCAGATATGAAGCATCGACGTCAAAATTTAGAAAAAGAACCTTTAAAAAATTTCGGGATGGCAGCTTACATTATTTGCAGAGATACAGAAAAAGAAGTGCAAGAGGAACTTGCACGAATTACTAATGTAACAGAAGGATCAGCTGGCTATGCAGGCTATAAAGACTTTGTAAGCAAGTCACATTTAAATGTAGACATCCAACTGCAAGATTACTCGGTTTCTAATCGTGGGCTACGTCCAAATTTAATTGGAACACCTGAACAAATTGCTAAAAAAATTATCGAATTTGAAGAAGCAGGGGTCGATTTATTAATTTTACAATTTTCACCACAACATACCGAAATGAAACGTTTCTCCGAGCAAGTAATGCCACTAGTTGAACAATTAAAACTAAATAAGCAAGGGGTCAATTAA
- a CDS encoding ATP-grasp domain-containing protein, with the protein MSKIYVIHENDEWTVHLTNRLEELNLPYELWHLDEGIVDLTSEPPEGVFYSRMSASSHTRNHRYAPELTAGILTWLEFHGKTIFNGTKALQLEISKINQQLALEKAGIRTPKTIGAVGRDQIVRAAKKIGVSSFITKHNRAGKGLGVQLFHSIEALENYLDSKTYEHPVDGITLIQEYIQSPESFITRAEFIGGKFVYAVRVDTSNGFELCPADACQIDDLFCPVGEEKEEKPKFEIIQAINVEQIGRYEAFLETNKIAVAGIEFISDANGTVYTYDVNTNTNYNADAEAKAGKYGMLELAKFLEKALLNEQSKITV; encoded by the coding sequence ATGTCAAAAATATATGTAATACATGAAAATGATGAATGGACTGTACATCTAACTAATCGATTGGAAGAATTGAACCTTCCCTATGAACTTTGGCATCTAGATGAAGGAATAGTAGATTTAACTTCTGAACCACCAGAAGGAGTTTTTTACAGTCGAATGAGTGCATCCTCTCATACACGTAATCATCGATATGCACCTGAATTAACTGCTGGCATTCTTACTTGGCTAGAGTTTCACGGTAAAACTATTTTTAATGGTACAAAGGCATTGCAGTTGGAAATTAGCAAAATTAATCAACAACTTGCATTAGAAAAGGCAGGTATTCGTACACCGAAAACAATTGGTGCGGTTGGTCGGGATCAAATAGTGCGAGCGGCTAAAAAAATCGGTGTGTCTTCATTCATAACGAAGCATAATCGTGCAGGCAAGGGATTAGGAGTACAATTATTTCATTCAATTGAAGCTCTTGAAAACTACTTAGATAGTAAAACCTATGAGCACCCAGTCGATGGGATCACACTCATCCAAGAATATATACAATCCCCTGAGTCCTTTATTACAAGAGCGGAATTTATTGGTGGAAAGTTCGTCTATGCAGTTCGAGTAGATACATCGAATGGATTTGAATTATGTCCTGCGGATGCCTGCCAAATAGATGACTTATTTTGCCCAGTGGGTGAAGAAAAAGAAGAAAAACCAAAGTTTGAAATTATTCAAGCCATTAATGTAGAACAAATCGGTAGATATGAAGCATTCCTGGAAACGAATAAAATTGCTGTCGCAGGGATTGAATTTATATCAGATGCAAACGGTACAGTATATACGTATGATGTAAATACGAATACAAACTACAATGCGGATGCAGAAGCCAAAGCTGGAAAATATGGTATGCTTGAGCTAGCTAAGTTTTTAGAAAAAGCTTTGTTGAATGAACAAAGTAAAATAACGGTGTAA